TCGTTGATTTCGTAAACGGTCTGGGTATCAATGATACCAGTGTTTTTGCCAGCGTTATCAAGGATAGTAGTTAATTGAAGGAGAAATCCTAACTGAGTAATATTACCCACGGTTCCAAGATCTTGATGGCGGATGATTGCCTCACTGGCAGCCTCGGCATAGTCTTGATCATTCGTCTCCTTTAAGATTAGGTCCCTAGCAAGATATCCTCCATAGTACTCAAAAGACAGCTTGGTGGCTTTCAAATTAGCATCAGTGGTGCCAATATCGTGCAACAAACTGGTGGCCAAGTATACTTCTAGATCAAGGTCCCAGTCAGGGAATTGATCTTTAAGAATGGCTACTCCATAGAAATATACTCTCATAGAGTGGTTGAATGCAGGCAATGGCAAGTTTTTCTTAGCATACTCGATAATTGTTTTTGCGCTCTTGGAATCAGGCAAAGTCAAACTTTTGAAAGATTGTCGAGTAGGAGCATGGATGAACTCCTTCCCTTTCAGATGCGCTTGCACATCAATTGGAACTGCAACAAATCCGTATTTCgacattttttattattgattcACAAAAATCCAGATATTAATTCAACTCCACTGAAACGGATATGTAATTCACTTGCTGAACAAAATGAGTAAACGAATAGCTCGAAAACTCAATTACCAATTGTTGCTTACTGCTTACGGCTTACTGATTATGCTAAATTGCTTATTGCTAATTGCTTATTACTTCTGATTGCGTATTACCAATAGCCTATATCGATCGCTTAGCTGTCGGTAACTCAATTACTCAATAACCGAATACTTTGACTGATTGTTAGAATTAATTCGATTGATGTCCAAATCTACCAGCAACTCGCTTGTTTATATACTAATCTATCTCCGCTGGCCGATCAGCTTGTCCCCGCTGTGCACGGGTCTGGGCCATCACTCGTCTCTCTAATATTACAGATCTTTCTGACTAACCATGCAGTCCAGCAAGCGGCTAATCTTGGCTTGCTTGTGTGGTTTGCGTTAACTTTCCAAGCTTTGTCGGCTTTTACCCCGCGTTTATCCGTTCATCTCCGTCGTCATCAACGACTCGCCGCTTACAAGCCGGATTTCAAGGTTGTTCTATGCCGGCAATTGTCTTATTTCCGCTGTACCCTGCCTGCATATGCTCACCTCTCCTGCCGAATTGTGCCCGGATCATCCGTGCCTTTCTTGTTTCTCTCTCACAAACCAAGCTCCAGAttcctcttcaccaaccaATCCTCTCTTCTATAATTTTATCAACCCCTAACACTACACAAGCAGCCAATCGACACTGCCTGTCGGCAGTCGTCATCAGGCGATCTATTTGCTGCCCTGCATCGACCCTGCATTTTTCCGGGTTCTAATATGCAGGGGTCACTTGGTGACATCCGGGGATATTTCAGGGGTTGggctgtgcctccggcggccgggctccgcccggacccgtggctcctctcgctgcgctcgagtcgttgcgtcgacggtccgGCAGCGTGGGGGTGACGGCTCTTGCTAGTGAGTACTATTGGCTGGTGAAAGTGAACGAAAATTGTCCAATGGGGCTGTAACTGGGCTGGTGAGCACTTAAAAACCATACCAGTTCAGGTGTTTACATCGTCGACCGGCTCAATTCTTCAGTGACTCGAGAGTAAGGGAGGTGGCTCACGGTCcaagcaatctcctgcgaagcaggagccacggggtctggggcgcagccccagccgccggaggcagaccctggcCCTCGAGTCGTTCAGTCGGGTCACGAAGTGTTCGAGGTCGGTCAGAAACTGGAGGACTCGAGCTGCAGGTACAGGGTCGGATTATCTCCTGAGCGTGCATGGAGGGGCCGGAAGAATGGCGGCAGTCGGCTCGGACTCGCCCGTCGGTGTTTTTTGGCTGTCACGAACCGGTGGCTTGGGATATCGTACAATGCCTATTGTTTGAACAGGCTGTGTGCTTCAACGAATGGGTTATCGAGCAAAGCACATGCGATGCCATTAgcaaatatttatataactAATTTATTAGTGTGAACAGAAATTCTAGagaaaaaagataaaaaaataataattagataaatattaataattaaAGTAAAGAGAAGCTAAATTTGACAAAGATTTTTACAATTTTAGCGTGCTTTTGAATTGCTCCCTcaattttattttcggTTCGGAGAGAATCGTAGTATTTCGATTGTACTCTTTCAACAACGTAAATTAAGCTTTTTGTCATCAAACTCATTTTTTCCGGATATCGTGGAGGGGTTTCCCTTTTCAAGCGATTCGATTCCCCGAACTTTGTCTCATTTTTGTACGACCCCgcagaggcagcacccccgCCGGGACGTGCTAGCCCGACCCCTCAGTCTTTCGTCTTCCCAGTTTTCACTCACATTTTCCTTTCCCAGAAATCCAAACACTTTATTCAATATCCGGCAGTGGTGCCCCCACTCGAATCACCCCACCAGGTTACCCCGCCGTTCTCTGAGACCAGCCATCAGTCCAAGGTCGTAGTAGCGTCTGTAGCGGTCGAAtgagggggaggagggTCTGGTTTAGGTTGCATTCTCCCTGAGATCTGAGACGCCgccagcaggagccactgACGGGTCATTTAACCCGCACGCTGGCTGGCGCAAGATATGTGAGTGACCAGTTTAAACAGCAGACCATGCAGCGGCGTGTGCAGCAGATCTGCCCGAACTAGACTGCCAGAGAAACCCCTCTGTCAATCGCGCTCTCCTCCTTGCCCTTGACGAACCGCCTCTTCTCCAACCACCGCAACTGACGAGGGGGTGGttggggtctgcctccggcggccgggctctgcccggacccgttgctcctctcgcttcgctcgagtcggtttctccacggtcccagcaaccgactcgagcgcagcgagaggagcaaccagggtctggggcggagccccagccgccggaggcaggccccctCTTCCCGTGAGAGAGCGAACCGCGGGGGTTGCATCGAAAAAACGCAAGGTAGCCAAAACGCAACCCACCAAGCATCTCTGGCCAACCTGCATATGTTGTGGTTTTTCCCGTTTGCCCACAGGTCACATTACAAGAGCTGTGCGtgttgagcagcagcagcagcagaagcagaagaagctatttatatatataatcaCTGCGTAAGCCACGCACCACCCCACCAGCCGTCAACGTCAGTGTTTTATTGATTCACCCCGCCAATTGCAGTGGAAGCTCAAGAGAACTACAACTATCTACTAAAGTAAGTGGGTTTATGAGGAcggggactgcctccggcggctggggctccgccccagaccctggttgctcctctcgctgcgctcgagtcggttgctAAGACCGTGGAGcaatcgactcgagcgaagcgagaggagctacgggtccgggcagagcccggccgccggaggcactggtCTCCCCGGTGGAGTTTTTTGGTTGATTTGGTGAGCGGGAATTGGAAATGGGGTCGTGAATGGAGTGGGGTGATCGAGTGTTTCTTGTAGCTGATCTCAATTCGCAAGTTG
The Sugiyamaella lignohabitans strain CBS 10342 chromosome A, complete sequence genome window above contains:
- the DDI2 gene encoding Ddi2p (hypothetical protein; expression is induced over 100-fold by DNA damage; induction decreased in rad6 and rad18 mutants; GO_component: GO:0005575 - cellular_component [Evidence ND]; GO_function: GO:0003824 - catalytic activity [Evidence IEA]; GO_function: GO:0016829 - lyase activity [Evidence IEA]; GO_function: GO:0046872 - metal ion binding [Evidence IEA]; GO_function: GO:0003674 - molecular_function [Evidence ND]; GO_function: GO:0008081 - phosphoric diester hydrolase activity [Evidence IEA]; GO_process: GO:0008150 - biological_process [Evidence ND]); translation: MSKYGFVAVPIDVQAHLKGKEFIHAPTRQSFKSLTLPDSKSAKTIIEYAKKNLPLPAFNHSMRVYFYGVAILKDQFPDWDLDLEVYLATSLLHDIGTTDANLKATKLSFEYYGGYLARDLILKETNDQDYAEAASEAIIRHQDLGTVGNITQLGFLLQLTTILDNAGKNTGIIDTQTVYEINEAYPRLDWLNCFANVIDSEYAAKPWCHTSAVGIDHFKNLVLGNNFQYEPSKEKL